One window from the genome of Actinomycetota bacterium encodes:
- the panC gene encoding pantoate--beta-alanine ligase codes for MRVVRTVQELRAACEAARAGGQTVGFVPTMGALHAGHLALVDRARSECGWTVVSIFVNPTQFGPHEDLASYPRPIEDDLRACEDAGVDLVFHPDPAEMYPRPPATSVHVSGLTDRMEGAVRPGHFDGVCLVVTKLLNAVGACRAYFGRKDAQQLAVVARMVADLDMPVEIVPCETVREPDGLALSSRNAYLSPEDRRRAPVLYEALSEVRERIEAGEREAARAIEAGLKVLHGEEVDYLDVVDPDTFEPVELVERAVVVCGAVRLGGTRLIDNVTAIGGKGRR; via the coding sequence ATGAGGGTCGTGCGCACGGTGCAGGAACTCCGGGCGGCGTGTGAGGCGGCCCGCGCGGGCGGACAGACCGTCGGGTTCGTCCCGACGATGGGGGCCCTGCACGCGGGTCACCTCGCGCTCGTGGACCGGGCGCGATCCGAGTGCGGCTGGACCGTCGTCAGCATCTTCGTCAACCCCACGCAGTTCGGGCCCCACGAGGACCTCGCGTCGTATCCACGCCCGATAGAGGACGACCTGCGCGCCTGTGAGGACGCCGGGGTGGACCTCGTCTTCCACCCCGACCCCGCGGAGATGTACCCGCGTCCGCCGGCCACCTCGGTCCACGTGTCCGGGCTGACCGACCGCATGGAGGGCGCGGTCCGCCCCGGGCACTTCGACGGGGTCTGCCTCGTCGTGACGAAGCTCCTCAACGCGGTCGGTGCCTGCCGGGCCTACTTCGGACGCAAGGACGCGCAGCAGCTCGCGGTCGTCGCCCGGATGGTGGCGGACCTCGACATGCCGGTCGAGATCGTGCCGTGCGAGACGGTCCGGGAGCCGGACGGGCTCGCGCTCTCGAGCCGCAACGCGTATCTGTCCCCCGAAGACCGTCGGAGGGCCCCGGTCCTGTACGAGGCGCTGTCAGAGGTGCGCGAGCGGATCGAGGCCGGGGAGAGGGAGGCGGCCCGCGCCATCGAAGCCGGGTTGAAGGTGCTGCACGGCGAGGAGGTCGACTACCTCGACGTAGTCGACCCTGACACCTTCGAGCCCGTCGAGCTGGTGGAGCGAGCCGTGGTGGTTTGTGGAGCCGTCCGTTTGGGCGGCACGAGGCTGATCGACAACGTGACCGCGATCGGCGGGAAGGGGAGGAGATGA
- the panD gene encoding aspartate 1-decarboxylase, whose protein sequence is MIRYLLKSKIHRATVTEARIDYVGSITIDRELMDLADIHDYEKVLVVDVDNGARLETYAIPGPGGSGTICMNGAAARLVSAGDKVIIMTFAGLDPEQVRQHHPKVVFVDDRNKPAGTSDTDPTDASGGLL, encoded by the coding sequence ATGATCCGGTACCTGCTCAAGTCGAAGATCCACCGGGCGACGGTGACCGAGGCGCGGATCGACTACGTCGGGTCGATCACCATCGACCGCGAACTGATGGACCTGGCGGACATCCACGATTACGAGAAGGTCCTCGTGGTCGACGTCGACAACGGGGCACGGCTCGAGACGTACGCGATCCCGGGACCTGGCGGGTCCGGGACGATCTGCATGAACGGGGCGGCGGCGCGGCTCGTCTCGGCGGGCGACAAGGTCATCATCATGACGTTCGCCGGGCTCGATCCCGAGCAGGTCCGTCAGCACCACCCCAAGGTGGTGTTCGTGGACGACCGCAACAAGCCGGCCGGGACCTCCGACACCGACCCCACGGACGCGTCCGGGGGACTGCTCTGA
- the nadC gene encoding carboxylating nicotinate-nucleotide diphosphorylase — translation MRTAVRASLEEDGALDDVTTLSVVPEDLSLRAQVVVKEEGILAGLAALPVTFSEVDERVEVQLLTEDGAAASPGEPIARLSGPARAILTGERTALNLVSHLSGIATTTGALVERSGTAEVVDTRKTLPGLRALQKHAVRCGGGVNHRFGLSDAVLVKDNHIAAVGSVTEAVGRAKTSGLPVQCEVESAAELREALEAGADSLLLDNRSIAELTELVELARSMRPHIPLEASGGITVQTIEAVAATGVDRISVGALTHSAPALDISLRVC, via the coding sequence ATGCGGACGGCGGTCCGGGCCTCCCTGGAGGAGGACGGCGCCCTCGACGACGTCACGACCCTCTCGGTCGTGCCGGAGGACCTCTCGCTGCGGGCCCAGGTGGTCGTGAAGGAGGAGGGCATCCTCGCCGGCCTCGCCGCGCTCCCGGTCACCTTCTCCGAGGTGGACGAACGGGTGGAGGTCCAGCTGCTCACAGAGGACGGAGCGGCCGCGAGCCCCGGGGAGCCGATAGCCAGGCTCAGCGGACCCGCCCGCGCGATCCTCACGGGAGAGCGGACCGCCCTCAACCTCGTCTCCCACCTGTCCGGGATCGCCACCACGACCGGGGCGCTGGTGGAGAGGTCCGGCACCGCAGAGGTGGTCGACACGCGCAAGACCTTGCCGGGGCTGCGCGCCCTGCAGAAGCACGCCGTCCGGTGCGGAGGCGGGGTCAACCACCGCTTCGGACTCTCGGACGCGGTCCTCGTGAAGGACAACCACATCGCCGCCGTCGGATCGGTCACGGAGGCCGTGGGACGGGCGAAGACGTCCGGGCTCCCGGTCCAGTGCGAGGTGGAGTCGGCCGCGGAGCTCCGCGAGGCGCTCGAAGCGGGAGCGGACTCGCTCCTGCTCGACAACCGGTCCATCGCCGAGCTGACCGAGCTCGTGGAGCTCGCCCGGTCCATGCGACCGCACATCCCCCTCGAGGCGTCCGGCGGGATCACGGTGCAGACGATAGAGGCCGTGGCGGCGACGGGCGTCGACCGTATCTCGGTCGGGGCCCTGACCCACTCGGCTCCCGCGCTGGACATCTCCCTGAGGGTCTGCTGA